One genomic region from Halorussus rarus encodes:
- a CDS encoding TRAP transporter substrate-binding protein has translation MARKPKPTSRRSVLKSGGVALVGTMGLAGCAGSNNQDNDSTTTQNTTTQTTTSGGGGGGGGEEMEITFAFTQPPENISVQAAQEHFTSVIEEQTNGRISFNIEAATLGGTEDNLSALEAGTVDILHESPTALSQRFASEYSFAGDPFVIEDMEHYRAVTEEFLKPEDGLNGVLLENGIRLGDAFYVGNRCFTSNSAVTSPEDVQGLKLRLPQYETWTTVWDEIGANVTPVAYDELYSALQTGVVDASEGPISQFLAVSLYEVQSHFSVTNHLLDTKHFLYNEEFFQGLSDADRELITSTAADAVDKMTNDIKSREEELYNQAEEQGTTVVPAEEVNRDAFVEAAMPALEQLSQNTWAVNISEIQDLASSTTQSTTTT, from the coding sequence ATGGCTCGCAAGCCAAAGCCAACGTCACGGCGGAGTGTGTTAAAAAGCGGCGGGGTTGCCCTTGTCGGTACGATGGGACTCGCCGGGTGTGCCGGTAGCAACAACCAAGACAACGATAGTACCACGACACAGAACACCACGACCCAGACCACTACGTCTGGAGGAGGCGGTGGCGGCGGTGGCGAAGAAATGGAGATCACGTTCGCGTTTACCCAACCACCCGAGAACATCTCGGTCCAAGCGGCCCAGGAGCACTTCACAAGTGTAATCGAAGAACAGACCAATGGCCGCATCTCCTTCAACATAGAGGCCGCCACCCTAGGTGGTACTGAAGACAACCTTTCCGCCCTTGAAGCGGGGACGGTTGATATTCTTCATGAGAGTCCGACGGCGCTCTCACAGCGGTTCGCCTCCGAATACTCATTCGCAGGCGACCCGTTCGTCATCGAGGATATGGAACACTATCGGGCGGTCACCGAGGAGTTCCTGAAGCCCGAGGACGGACTAAACGGAGTCCTCCTCGAGAACGGAATCAGACTCGGTGACGCCTTCTACGTCGGCAACCGATGCTTTACGAGCAACTCCGCTGTCACGAGTCCCGAGGACGTGCAGGGCCTCAAGCTGCGTCTTCCGCAGTACGAGACGTGGACGACGGTCTGGGATGAAATCGGTGCCAACGTCACCCCAGTCGCTTACGACGAGCTGTACTCGGCACTACAGACGGGCGTTGTCGATGCCTCCGAGGGTCCGATTTCGCAGTTCCTGGCTGTCAGTCTCTACGAGGTCCAGTCGCACTTCAGCGTCACGAACCACCTGTTGGACACGAAGCACTTCCTCTACAATGAGGAGTTCTTCCAGGGCCTGAGCGACGCGGACCGGGAGCTCATCACGTCGACCGCTGCCGACGCGGTTGATAAGATGACGAACGACATCAAATCGCGAGAGGAAGAACTGTACAACCAAGCAGAGGAGCAGGGAACCACGGTTGTTCCGGCGGAAGAGGTCAACCGCGACGCATTCGTTGAGGCCGCAATGCCTGCGCTGGAGCAGTTGTCTCAGAACACGTGGGCGGTCAACATCAGCGAGATACAGGATCTCGCCAGTTCCACGACCCAGAGTACCACGACGACGTAG
- a CDS encoding universal stress protein, translated as MVIVAAVDRSDQARGVISEADTLAKKFDDTVHVLHVMKRSEAIQAEDDSGGDDAVSVDELRGQAAKIASELLESHSTTAKAEAVGRIGDPAAEIVAYADEQDARYIVVSPQRRSQTGKLLFGSVAQSVLLNASCPVVSLRAELFD; from the coding sequence ATGGTTATCGTTGCAGCGGTCGACCGTTCGGATCAAGCGCGAGGCGTCATCAGCGAGGCGGACACCCTTGCCAAGAAGTTCGACGATACTGTCCATGTCCTCCACGTGATGAAGCGGTCGGAGGCCATTCAGGCTGAGGACGACAGCGGCGGAGACGATGCTGTCTCCGTTGACGAACTTCGGGGCCAGGCGGCGAAAATAGCCTCCGAATTACTGGAGTCGCACTCGACAACCGCCAAGGCAGAAGCGGTTGGCCGCATCGGCGATCCGGCAGCAGAAATCGTCGCGTATGCGGACGAGCAGGACGCGCGATACATCGTTGTCAGTCCACAGCGGCGGAGTCAGACTGGAAAGCTCCTCTTCGGGAGCGTCGCACAGTCGGTACTTCTGAATGCAAGTTGTCCGGTCGTCTCGCTACGGGCAGAATTGTTCGACTGA
- a CDS encoding AEC family transporter, translating to MVQSALEVIVSSILPILLILGAGFLLNKFQDIDPGPLNTLSLYVLTPALAVHSIALTELSADALLKVSVGVCVFLAALVAVSWMYAKLTAKDGPVLSTFLLVTVFGNTGALGIPLADFAYGDIGRQTAVLFAAVHGTIVFTLGLFIALSSGDQSEYANLKRVFRYPLVYAVALAVLIRAVGIVPDPESAVMETLGLVGEASIPVMLIILGIQLSETQYGGALSMTVTPTAFRFLVSPLVGFVVTMALGFQNNAVAQVFVLLTWMPVAVAPVIFVVEFASDRTVGGVTLPEFISANVFVTTLASVPVLTVVVTLLKSGVLI from the coding sequence ATGGTACAATCTGCACTGGAGGTTATCGTATCCTCCATCCTTCCAATACTCCTGATTTTGGGGGCAGGATTCCTATTGAACAAGTTCCAAGACATCGACCCCGGTCCCCTTAACACGCTATCGCTCTACGTATTGACACCAGCCCTAGCTGTTCATAGTATCGCACTCACAGAACTCAGTGCGGACGCTCTCCTCAAGGTATCCGTTGGTGTGTGTGTATTTTTAGCTGCTCTCGTCGCGGTGAGTTGGATGTATGCGAAACTCACCGCCAAGGATGGGCCGGTGTTGAGTACATTCCTCTTGGTCACCGTCTTCGGCAACACGGGCGCACTCGGCATTCCACTTGCTGACTTCGCCTACGGTGACATCGGACGCCAGACGGCGGTCCTGTTCGCGGCCGTCCACGGTACAATTGTGTTCACATTAGGATTATTCATCGCCCTCTCGTCAGGAGATCAGTCCGAATACGCTAATCTCAAGCGAGTTTTCCGATACCCGCTCGTCTATGCTGTTGCGCTCGCCGTGCTCATCCGTGCTGTTGGTATCGTCCCCGACCCCGAGTCGGCAGTAATGGAGACGCTGGGACTCGTCGGCGAAGCGTCGATTCCAGTGATGCTCATAATCCTCGGGATTCAGCTCTCAGAGACGCAATACGGCGGCGCGCTGTCCATGACAGTCACGCCAACGGCGTTCCGGTTCCTCGTTTCGCCACTCGTTGGGTTTGTTGTCACGATGGCACTGGGGTTCCAGAATAACGCGGTTGCGCAGGTATTCGTACTCCTCACTTGGATGCCGGTCGCGGTAGCTCCGGTAATCTTTGTCGTTGAGTTCGCAAGTGACCGGACTGTCGGAGGAGTGACTCTCCCGGAGTTCATCTCCGCAAATGTGTTTGTTACGACGCTGGCGTCGGTTCCGGTCCTTACGGTGGTAGTTACACTGCTGAAGTCGGGGGTTCTCATTTGA
- a CDS encoding TRAP transporter large permease, which produces MSEILLAAFIGLLILLYAIGVPAAYSLALTVLTIMVLPIGPELNFIVITQRFWAGMTSWVLLAVPFFLMAGRIMNITGITDDMFNFATELVGPIRGGLALVNVVVSLIFSGMSGSAVADAAGIGSVEYEAMTSNGYDGESAVGITGASAIIGPIIPPSIPIVVYAVLAEESIGTLFIAGVVPGLLMALAMAVTAYYLARKEDWPNEGSYDLRQLLESFVKAIPGLIAPVIIIGGILAGVFTATEAALVAVLYSIFVGFVYYRSITLNDLYEVSKKTFEDTASIVVIFGFANLYAYWLTLAGIPDFIGDIITGLGAGPVITMLALAAVLLMLGTFMEGMAVLLIMVPMLVPLYPELGIDPIHFGIVMVVTLMYGLITPPFGLILFVLERVTNESLDQVMRSMIPYYLPLALVLLAIITMPELALALPRAFGLI; this is translated from the coding sequence ATGTCTGAGATACTCCTTGCCGCGTTCATTGGATTGCTGATACTCCTGTACGCGATCGGCGTACCGGCTGCCTACTCGCTTGCACTGACTGTTCTGACCATTATGGTGCTTCCTATTGGACCAGAATTAAACTTCATCGTAATCACCCAGCGCTTCTGGGCGGGGATGACCTCCTGGGTGCTGCTAGCAGTGCCGTTTTTCCTCATGGCGGGGCGAATCATGAATATCACCGGGATCACCGACGATATGTTCAATTTCGCTACCGAACTGGTCGGCCCGATTCGAGGGGGACTCGCCCTCGTGAATGTCGTCGTAAGCCTGATATTCTCCGGAATGAGCGGTTCTGCCGTCGCCGACGCTGCAGGTATCGGTAGCGTTGAATACGAGGCAATGACGTCGAATGGATACGACGGAGAATCGGCTGTTGGAATCACTGGTGCCTCTGCGATTATCGGCCCGATTATCCCGCCAAGCATTCCAATCGTCGTGTATGCCGTGTTAGCCGAGGAATCCATCGGGACGTTGTTCATTGCTGGCGTCGTCCCAGGGCTGCTCATGGCCCTCGCAATGGCGGTCACGGCCTACTACTTGGCACGAAAGGAAGACTGGCCGAACGAGGGATCGTACGACCTCCGGCAGCTGCTGGAATCGTTTGTAAAGGCCATCCCAGGTCTAATCGCTCCGGTAATCATCATTGGCGGGATTCTCGCCGGTGTGTTCACCGCCACGGAAGCGGCGCTCGTGGCAGTACTGTATTCGATCTTCGTCGGATTCGTCTACTACCGGTCCATTACTCTGAACGATCTCTATGAGGTGAGCAAGAAGACGTTCGAAGATACCGCCAGCATCGTGGTCATCTTCGGCTTTGCGAACCTGTACGCTTACTGGCTAACACTCGCTGGGATTCCCGATTTCATCGGCGATATCATTACTGGTCTCGGCGCAGGACCCGTAATCACGATGCTAGCGCTGGCTGCCGTGCTACTGATGCTTGGGACGTTTATGGAGGGGATGGCGGTGCTTCTGATTATGGTCCCAATGCTGGTTCCGCTGTATCCTGAATTAGGTATTGATCCGATCCACTTCGGGATTGTGATGGTCGTGACGCTAATGTACGGTCTGATCACGCCGCCGTTCGGGCTGATTCTGTTCGTGCTTGAGCGAGTGACTAACGAATCGCTTGATCAGGTCATGCGGTCAATGATACCGTATTATCTCCCGCTCGCGCTAGTGCTGCTTGCGATTATTACGATGCCAGAGTTGGCGCTGGCACTCCCCAGGGCATTTGGCTTGATCTAG
- a CDS encoding TRAP transporter small permease produces the protein MESDWFDRITVAIGVIMLNIMLVVGTVQVMSRYVEFPIALYWTYEVARTILAMMSIIAIPYLFKNNADISFLPVLERVTSRTDQLLLVRNALMGILAVVLVWSAYVAYGTAGDTSLAMIDWFKVGWGYLLFGVASGLLFVMVLSDTKRRISEMFGGA, from the coding sequence ATGGAATCGGATTGGTTCGACAGAATCACCGTGGCAATCGGTGTGATTATGTTGAACATTATGTTGGTTGTAGGTACCGTCCAGGTGATGAGTCGGTACGTAGAATTCCCAATCGCGCTCTATTGGACCTATGAAGTAGCTAGAACCATTCTTGCGATGATGTCAATTATCGCGATTCCGTACCTGTTTAAGAACAACGCAGACATCTCCTTCCTGCCCGTTCTCGAGAGAGTGACCTCGCGCACCGATCAGCTGCTACTCGTTAGAAATGCGCTAATGGGCATCCTGGCAGTTGTACTGGTTTGGTCGGCGTACGTCGCATACGGGACCGCAGGGGACACTAGTCTGGCGATGATTGACTGGTTCAAGGTCGGTTGGGGGTATCTTCTCTTCGGTGTAGCCTCCGGTCTGCTCTTTGTGATGGTCCTCAGCGATACGAAGCGGCGGATTAGTGAGATGTTTGGAGGGGCTTGA
- a CDS encoding VOC family protein gives MDSNQYPRSLAHVGLTVPDIEDAIRWYTEVLGWRRLKGPWTSKHLPTESLSLEVITMQWCGDSTGTPKNTCSLIVRTHSVT, from the coding sequence ATGGATTCTAACCAGTATCCGCGAAGTCTCGCTCATGTCGGCCTAACAGTTCCTGACATTGAGGATGCAATACGATGGTACACTGAGGTCCTCGGTTGGAGGCGACTCAAAGGCCCCTGGACGTCGAAGCACTTGCCGACAGAATCGCTCAGTCTGGAGGTGATCACTATGCAGTGGTGTGGCGACTCTACGGGGACTCCGAAAAATACCTGCTCACTTATTGTAAGGACCCATTCGGTAACATGA
- a CDS encoding zinc-dependent alcohol dehydrogenase, translated as MRGLAKTRSESGSMEIIDIERPKPAADEVLIEVDYAGLCGSDAGIYEFKSAFERMNPPTIIGHEYTGRVVKIGTDVARFTPGDRVVERPIRGCGECYQCQIGMENICDNIELTGIDRDGAYAGYIVAPEASLQSVPDGLDSRHAALAEPTAVCTRAVIENSRVGAGDHVLVAGPGPIGLLTAQVARAQGAEVTVAGVGPDTSYRLPLAEKLGFRTINIEKTDLEVYREEFTNGVGYDVVFDTTGHPSGLPMAVEEVRKGGQIVLIGQAGDTTLPSTPFVRAEIDLQCSYSALFQDFDRAFRLMASGDIDHETFLDDRFSLLDAEEAFEAFLSGETCKPVFDVSVLR; from the coding sequence ATGCGCGGGCTAGCTAAGACTCGTTCCGAGTCCGGAAGTATGGAAATTATCGACATAGAGCGACCAAAACCAGCGGCAGACGAGGTACTGATCGAGGTAGATTACGCCGGACTCTGCGGAAGCGACGCCGGAATCTACGAATTCAAATCGGCATTCGAGCGGATGAATCCGCCTACAATCATCGGACACGAATATACCGGGCGAGTCGTTAAAATCGGCACCGACGTTGCTCGCTTTACTCCGGGTGACCGCGTTGTCGAGCGGCCAATCCGGGGCTGCGGGGAGTGCTATCAGTGTCAGATCGGAATGGAGAACATCTGCGATAACATCGAGCTCACCGGCATCGATCGTGACGGCGCCTACGCAGGCTACATCGTCGCACCCGAGGCGTCCCTCCAGTCGGTTCCCGACGGTCTCGACTCGCGGCACGCCGCGCTGGCGGAACCGACCGCGGTCTGTACCCGTGCAGTCATCGAGAACTCCCGCGTCGGCGCAGGCGATCACGTCCTCGTTGCTGGTCCTGGTCCAATCGGCCTTCTTACCGCGCAGGTCGCACGTGCCCAGGGCGCAGAAGTCACTGTCGCCGGCGTCGGTCCAGATACGAGCTATCGGCTGCCCCTTGCAGAGAAGTTGGGTTTTCGGACGATCAATATCGAAAAGACCGACCTCGAGGTGTACCGCGAGGAGTTTACCAACGGCGTCGGCTACGACGTCGTCTTCGATACGACTGGGCACCCCTCGGGGCTCCCGATGGCAGTTGAAGAGGTCCGGAAAGGCGGACAGATCGTCCTAATTGGACAAGCAGGAGACACGACGCTCCCTTCGACGCCATTTGTCCGCGCAGAGATCGACCTCCAATGCTCCTACAGTGCCCTGTTCCAGGATTTCGACCGCGCATTTAGGCTGATGGCCTCTGGCGACATCGACCACGAAACGTTCCTTGACGATCGATTCAGTCTCCTTGACGCCGAGGAAGCATTCGAGGCGTTTCTTTCCGGCGAAACCTGCAAGCCCGTTTTCGACGTGTCCGTCCTTCGATAG
- a CDS encoding MBL fold metallo-hydrolase, which translates to MGAENVVEGIDQIQFEHVRVFVLEDMPESGQITLIDTAFDENGPELVETLRSEYGNVDRVILTHGDHGHHGGLSHVVEAFSPELVMPADETKLYTHLEEEGIDIEPDVAYEDGDLLDGNIRVIQVPGHTEATSALLLENRGILISGDVLDGSDRAGLPPGYLLPPPALFNQSHEDAELNLYNLLEYDFDTLLVFHGSHVFEDPKAKLDDFLVEREWNDWDPRNN; encoded by the coding sequence ATGGGCGCCGAAAATGTGGTCGAAGGAATCGACCAGATTCAATTTGAGCATGTGCGTGTGTTCGTACTGGAGGACATGCCCGAGAGCGGGCAAATTACCCTCATCGACACTGCGTTCGACGAGAACGGTCCAGAGTTGGTTGAGACTCTTCGATCGGAGTACGGAAACGTAGATCGCGTAATCCTCACCCACGGTGATCATGGACACCACGGAGGGCTATCCCACGTAGTGGAGGCATTCTCCCCCGAGCTTGTGATGCCAGCAGACGAAACGAAGCTTTATACTCACCTCGAAGAAGAAGGGATTGACATCGAACCCGACGTCGCTTACGAGGATGGCGACCTGCTCGACGGGAACATCAGGGTAATTCAGGTCCCAGGACACACGGAGGCAACGTCAGCTCTTCTTCTTGAGAACCGGGGAATCCTTATCTCCGGTGACGTACTAGATGGTTCTGACCGTGCCGGTCTGCCACCAGGTTATCTACTTCCGCCCCCGGCACTGTTCAACCAGAGTCATGAAGACGCTGAACTCAACCTCTACAACCTGCTGGAGTATGACTTCGATACCCTACTTGTCTTCCACGGGTCACACGTATTCGAGGACCCAAAGGCGAAACTTGACGACTTCCTCGTCGAGCGTGAGTGGAACGATTGGGATCCGCGGAATAATTGA
- a CDS encoding type I 3-dehydroquinate dehydratase — protein sequence MDCAENPLSQLSAYDGELPIIATNRGKWFGGKADDSGRLDHLFDATRFEAVEMVDIELETARGKKWIINEFRENNVELIISFHEFEETPKQTVLNAIIEDCAKYGDIAKVAAFAENQTDTLQMLGAINQATRKGINVAGISMGEIGSHTRVIGPLYGSKLGYAPLKSDTSEYAPGQISLHELKSLIEKVEEGGKDVNAITELEGNSAIPQFSQTD from the coding sequence ATGGATTGCGCAGAAAATCCGCTATCGCAACTTTCTGCATACGATGGTGAGCTTCCGATTATTGCTACTAACCGAGGTAAGTGGTTCGGTGGTAAAGCAGACGATTCTGGGCGACTTGATCACTTATTCGATGCAACACGGTTTGAGGCAGTTGAGATGGTGGATATCGAGCTAGAAACAGCGCGAGGAAAAAAGTGGATCATCAATGAATTTCGAGAAAATAATGTGGAATTGATAATATCGTTTCACGAATTTGAAGAGACTCCTAAACAAACGGTTCTTAATGCTATTATTGAGGATTGCGCGAAATACGGTGATATAGCTAAAGTTGCCGCATTTGCTGAGAATCAGACTGATACTCTTCAAATGTTAGGAGCAATTAACCAAGCGACAAGAAAAGGAATCAACGTCGCAGGTATTTCAATGGGAGAAATCGGAAGTCACACTCGAGTGATCGGTCCACTTTACGGCTCCAAACTTGGATACGCGCCATTGAAATCAGACACAAGTGAGTACGCACCGGGCCAGATATCTCTCCATGAGCTCAAATCTCTAATCGAAAAGGTAGAAGAAGGTGGAAAAGATGTTAATGCAATAACTGAATTAGAAGGGAATTCTGCTATTCCACAGTTTAGTCAGACTGACTAA
- a CDS encoding CopG family ribbon-helix-helix protein gives MGTTRVNFRLPDELVEKADVAAEVTHKNRTDIIVEALQDYLEEVEDDEKFKEAVIELYLDDQIGFDVLKEFIGRQDAESVRASKTLLDQGDELADELAEL, from the coding sequence ATGGGAACAACCAGAGTCAACTTCCGACTGCCCGACGAACTCGTGGAGAAAGCAGACGTCGCCGCAGAAGTCACGCACAAAAACCGGACCGACATCATCGTCGAGGCGCTCCAAGACTACCTGGAAGAGGTCGAAGACGACGAGAAATTCAAAGAAGCGGTTATAGAGCTCTATCTTGACGACCAGATCGGCTTCGACGTACTAAAAGAGTTCATCGGACGGCAAGATGCCGAGTCCGTCCGGGCATCTAAAACCCTGCTCGATCAAGGTGACGAACTTGCCGACGAACTCGCCGAACTATAG
- a CDS encoding DUF6166 domain-containing protein — MWGNDVELPELERPSETPYRGGREGRLVGCYDSGRDIGRRYVPDVYVSEPGTHLEFPLLPRRELSNSAPQASFEWGYSDHGPYLLAVSLVADAYGDGEHALTYQTQAEELIDGLDEHDDWELLAKELDDFIRGSRVDGSG, encoded by the coding sequence ATGTGGGGAAATGATGTTGAGTTGCCGGAGTTGGAACGTCCGTCTGAAACCCCGTATCGTGGTGGACGGGAGGGACGGCTTGTAGGGTGCTACGATTCCGGGAGAGATATCGGTAGAAGGTATGTTCCGGATGTGTATGTTTCTGAGCCGGGTACTCACTTGGAGTTTCCGTTGCTTCCGCGGAGGGAGCTAAGTAATTCGGCTCCGCAGGCAAGCTTTGAATGGGGTTACTCGGATCACGGTCCGTACTTGTTGGCGGTTTCGCTTGTTGCGGATGCCTACGGTGATGGTGAACATGCTCTTACGTACCAGACTCAAGCTGAGGAGTTAATTGACGGGCTTGACGAGCATGACGACTGGGAACTACTTGCGAAGGAACTCGATGACTTCATCAGAGGATCTAGAGTTGACGGCTCGGGCTAA
- a CDS encoding CBS domain-containing protein, which yields MDDVFVGSLMSSPVHTVGTDTSLQNAGQTMLDNGIGSVVVVDDTERLEGILTATDFIRRVAEGNPDPNATVDTSMSTEVTTTTADEPIQRVADLMIEHGFQHVPVVDEGEVIGVVTTTDLAAYLSSRGEPSPS from the coding sequence ATGGACGATGTTTTCGTCGGAAGCCTCATGTCGTCGCCTGTCCACACCGTGGGTACCGACACGTCACTCCAGAACGCCGGGCAGACGATGCTCGACAACGGTATCGGCTCGGTCGTCGTCGTCGACGACACCGAACGGCTCGAAGGAATACTCACTGCGACTGACTTCATCCGACGGGTCGCAGAAGGGAACCCCGACCCGAACGCGACCGTCGACACGTCCATGAGTACGGAGGTCACCACGACCACTGCGGACGAACCTATTCAGCGCGTCGCGGATCTAATGATCGAACACGGCTTCCAACACGTCCCGGTCGTCGACGAGGGAGAGGTCATCGGTGTCGTCACGACGACGGACCTGGCGGCGTATCTCTCGAGCCGGGGGGAGCCGAGTCCGTCGTAG
- a CDS encoding SLC13 family permease, translating into MLVVFALILLALVLFATERFPIDVTAILIMVLLMVLEPWTQISPREGISGFANPATITVLAMLILSTGINRTGIVQFLGRKMATFAGTDRRKQLAATIGVTGPVSGVINNTPVVAILVPVIADLAHEGKTSPSKLLMPLSFASMLGGTLTLIGTSTNILASDIAAQLGAESPALDLSAFGMFEFTKLGVVVFAVGALYLMTVGVWLLPERIPADEDLVEEYALQEYLADVVVPPNSSLIGQTIDEALGDDDLDIDVLQLLRDGDRFGDPLARKEVRANDTLRLRTNRETLERIIDAEGLALSGGPQTEDDLHPDEEEPVLVEVVIPSGSFLVGETLASSTFRQRYDANVLAFRTRGDVVRDRFEDIHIRVGDTLLVQAPPDSLTRLVQNEDFIVAHEFDEATYRSEKIPFAVAIIAGVVALPALNILPIVVSALAGVVAMIFTGVLEPTELYSSVEWNVIFLLAGVIPLGIALQQTGAAALLGDAVASTATFLPAIGVLWVFYLATGLLTSVISNNASVVLMIPVAANAAQAIGANPFAFVLAVTFAASTAFMTPVGYQTNLFVYGPGGYTFSDFLRVGAPLQFMLSIVTVLGIAFFWGVQA; encoded by the coding sequence ATGCTCGTCGTTTTCGCCCTCATTCTCCTCGCGCTCGTGCTCTTCGCGACCGAGCGGTTCCCGATCGACGTCACCGCCATCCTGATAATGGTGCTGTTGATGGTGCTCGAGCCGTGGACGCAGATCTCCCCCCGAGAGGGCATCTCGGGCTTCGCTAACCCCGCGACCATCACCGTACTGGCCATGCTCATTCTGAGTACCGGAATCAATCGAACCGGCATCGTCCAGTTTCTCGGCCGGAAGATGGCCACGTTCGCCGGGACCGACCGGCGCAAGCAACTCGCCGCGACCATCGGCGTCACCGGCCCGGTCTCGGGGGTCATCAACAACACGCCGGTCGTCGCCATTCTGGTTCCGGTCATCGCCGATCTCGCACACGAGGGCAAGACCTCACCGTCGAAGTTGCTCATGCCGTTATCGTTCGCCTCGATGCTCGGGGGGACGCTGACGCTCATCGGCACCTCGACGAACATCCTCGCGAGCGACATCGCGGCCCAGCTCGGGGCAGAGTCACCCGCCCTCGACTTATCCGCGTTCGGGATGTTCGAGTTCACCAAACTCGGCGTCGTCGTCTTCGCAGTCGGCGCCCTCTATCTCATGACGGTCGGCGTCTGGTTGCTCCCCGAACGCATCCCGGCCGACGAGGACCTCGTCGAAGAGTACGCCCTCCAGGAGTACCTCGCAGACGTCGTCGTTCCTCCGAACTCGTCGTTGATCGGGCAGACTATCGACGAGGCGTTGGGAGACGACGACCTCGACATCGACGTGTTACAACTGCTTCGGGACGGGGACCGCTTCGGCGACCCGCTGGCGCGCAAGGAGGTTCGGGCGAACGACACGCTCCGACTCAGGACGAACCGAGAGACGCTCGAACGCATCATCGACGCGGAAGGACTCGCCCTCTCGGGCGGTCCCCAGACCGAAGACGACCTCCACCCCGACGAGGAGGAGCCCGTCCTCGTCGAGGTCGTCATTCCGTCCGGTTCGTTCCTCGTCGGCGAAACCCTGGCGAGTTCGACCTTCCGACAGCGCTACGACGCGAACGTCCTCGCGTTCCGGACCCGTGGTGACGTCGTCCGCGACCGATTCGAGGACATCCACATCCGCGTCGGCGACACCCTCTTGGTGCAGGCCCCGCCAGATAGTCTCACGCGACTCGTTCAGAACGAGGACTTCATCGTCGCCCACGAGTTCGACGAGGCGACCTATCGGAGCGAGAAGATCCCGTTCGCGGTCGCCATCATCGCCGGCGTCGTCGCGCTGCCGGCGCTGAACATCCTCCCGATCGTCGTCTCGGCGTTGGCAGGCGTGGTGGCGATGATCTTTACCGGCGTCCTCGAGCCGACCGAACTCTACTCCTCCGTCGAGTGGAACGTGATCTTCCTGCTCGCCGGTGTGATTCCGCTCGGCATCGCCCTGCAGCAGACGGGGGCAGCCGCACTTCTCGGGGACGCCGTCGCCTCGACGGCGACGTTCCTGCCGGCTATCGGCGTCCTCTGGGTGTTCTATCTGGCGACCGGCCTGTTGACGAGCGTCATCAGCAACAACGCGAGCGTCGTGTTGATGATCCCGGTGGCTGCCAACGCTGCGCAGGCAATCGGGGCGAACCCGTTTGCGTTCGTGTTGGCCGTGACGTTCGCGGCGTCGACGGCGTTCATGACGCCCGTGGGCTACCAGACGAATCTCTTCGTCTACGGGCCCGGTGGCTACACGTTCTCGGACTTCCTCCGCGTCGGTGCACCGTTGCAGTTCATGCTCTCGATCGTCACCGTCCTCGGAATCGCGTTCTTCTGGGGCGTCCAGGCGTGA
- a CDS encoding DUF7539 family protein has translation MVEFPDERQLVVRARSQLDEWTKSARREAYTELFEGDDPILSPEEVRLLDALDSELERQGGDGVWGTDQYGIHTAGTTGADTSLGVVCVYHPQITKDSVLRGVDDLDDETEERLNAALWQYSERVATLVEAKLDEFARRTQG, from the coding sequence ATGGTCGAGTTTCCAGACGAACGCCAACTCGTCGTGCGGGCCCGTTCCCAGTTGGACGAGTGGACGAAGAGCGCCCGGAGAGAAGCGTACACCGAACTGTTCGAAGGTGACGATCCGATCCTCTCGCCCGAGGAGGTGCGACTTCTCGATGCACTCGACTCCGAACTGGAGCGACAGGGTGGCGATGGTGTCTGGGGGACGGACCAGTACGGCATCCACACCGCCGGGACCACAGGTGCAGACACGTCACTCGGAGTCGTCTGCGTGTATCACCCACAGATTACCAAGGATTCCGTACTTCGAGGGGTCGACGATCTCGATGACGAGACCGAGGAGCGACTCAATGCGGCACTCTGGCAGTACAGCGAGCGCGTCGCGACACTCGTCGAGGCGAAACTCGACGAGTTCGCCCGCCGGACGCAGGGGTAG